The genomic segment GGCCGCCGGGACGAGGCGCATGGTCGTGCCGGTGATGAGGATCGCTTCGCGGACGTCTCGCGGCGGCACGCCGACGAGCGCGATGGCCAAAGCCATGGCCGCGAACGGGGCAGCCGCTGCCGCCGTCGCGGCGACACCCGGCGGACGGCAGACGGGCGGCCAACGGACGGCCGGCGGACGACGCCGGTACCGTGCCGCCGAATTACGGCGTCCGGCGGGCGACATCGGAGCCGTTCCCCGTGAGACATCACGAAGGGGCTCTCACAGTCCGAACAACCCCGCCGCGTTGTCGTGGCACACCGCCCGCAGCCACGGCTCCCCGAGGTTCAGCCGCTCCAGGGCCTGGAGCTGGTGGACGTACGGGTAGGGGATGTTGGGGAAGTCGGAGCCGAGGAGGACGCGGTCACCGAGGGCGGCCAGCCGAGGCAGGGCCCGGCGGGGGAACGGCATGAACCCCTCGCTGAAGTCGGTGAACGCCATCGTCGTGTCCAGCCGCACCTCGCCGTACCGCTCGGCGAGGCCGAAAAACTCCTCGTACTCCGGCATCCCCATGTGTGCGACGACCAGCCGCAACCGGGGATGTCGCGCCAGTACCCGGGCGATCGGCTCGGGGCCGGTGTGCTTGCCGGGCGCGGGTCCGGAACCGCAGTGGATCACCACAGGGATGCCCGCCTCCGCCAGCAACCCCCATGGCCGCTGGAGGAGTTCGTCGGCCGGGTCGTACGCCCCCACCTGAACATGCGCCTTGAAGACGCGCGCGCCCGCTTCTACGGCCTCCCCGACGTATTCCTCGGCGCCCGGCTCGGGGTAGAGGGTGGCGGTGTGGAGACAGTCGGGGGTGCGGCGGGCGAAGTCGGCCGCCCAGCCGTTCAGCCATCGGGCCATGCCCGGCTTGTGCGGGTACAGCATCGAGGTGAAGGCCCGCACACCGAACTCCCGGAGCAGGCCCGCCCGTTCCGCCTCCTCCTGCCGATAGGTGATCGGCCACTCCATCCCGCCGGTCAGCGGTCCGAGTCCGTCGAAGTACTGCCACACCTTGCGCAGGACACGCTCGGGCATGAAGTGGGTGTGGACGTCGACCAGTCCGGGAAGACCGAGCGACTCCCAGAAACGGCGGACCTTACCGGTCTCCTCGGCTCCAGGCACGTCACGCATGGTGTCCATGATCGGCTCGGACGAGGTGGCGGGTCCACTCCTCCGCACCAGGTTCGGTGAGGTATCCGTCACGCGGCCGCCCCGGACTACACGTTCTTGTCGCCCTTGACCGCTCGTACGTCCTCCACGAACAGCTGAAAGAGCAGGCGTGTGATGTCGCTGTCGCCGATGGAGAAGCTGAACGGCTCCTTGGCCTCGGGCTTCAGGCCGATATAGCCCGCGAGTTTCCCTTCGCCTGCCGCGGCCTTCGGGAATTCGCTGCCGGTTTCCGCTTCACGAGTCTTCTTGATGTGGAGTATCGGCGGCCTGGCCCTCGTCACCCAGGTGATTGCTCACGGGCATGGCATGACCCCGACCGGGTCACTGCCACCCGCCACCGCGTCACGGAAACGCTTCGCGATCCCGGCGCCGTCCTGGCTCTCCGTCTTCAGCCGCTCCTCCGTGGCTCCGGCCTTTCCCTTCCACTCCATGATGGCGACGGCCTCGCTGATGAACATCGTCCGGTAGAGCTTCAGGCGCCCCTTGAACGCGTCCCCCCGCCGTTGATGTCGGCATTCTCCTCCGCATCCGGCCTACGCGCCCAGCGACCGACCAGCCGCCACGGGGCGCCCCGCTCGCACGCTCGCGAGTCGGTGTGGTTCTCACCGGGCCGGGCACTCGGCTGTCGACCGAGGCGGTACGGGCTGGAGGTGCGGCATGGCTGTACGGCATCGTCTGATCAAGGTGAGTCCGCAGGCCGTGTGGGCCGTCCTCGCGGACGGCACCCGGTATGCGGAGTGGGTGGTGGGAACGTCGGCCTCCGAGCCGGTGCGGGGGCAGTGGCCACAGGTGGACTCGGCGATCGCCTACGAGGTCCGCGTGGGCCCCGTGCGGCTGAGCAACGAGACCGTCGTCCGGCACTGTGTGGAGGGCTCCGAGCTGGAGCTGGAAGCGCAGGCAGGCGCGCTGGGAACGGCGCGCATCTTCATCGAACTCCGCCCCTGGGGACGGTACTGCCTCGTGATCGCGGACGAGCACCCGCTGCAGGGAGTGGGCGGAACACTCCACAACATGGGTGTGGAGGCACTGATCCAACTGCGGCACCGCACGATGCTGGCCCGGCTGGCCCGGCTCTGCGAGGCACAGGCCGAGGCCGGGGCCAGGGCCGAACAGCCCACGAGCCTGCACGGGAGGCGCAGGGCGGCACACGGCACCGGCGGCCATGCCTGACGCGGTGGTCGTCGGAGCCGGCCCCAACGGGCTGGTGGCCGCCAACCTGCTGGCCGACGCCGGATGGAGCGTGGCGGTCCTCGAGGAACAACCCGAGCCCGGGGGCGCGGTACGCCACGACAGGAATGTCGACCCCGACTTCGTCAGCGACCTGTTCAGCTCCTTCTACCCCCTCGCCGCCGCGTCACCGGTGGTGGCACGACTGGGTCTCGACGAGCACGGCCTGCGCTGGAGCCACGCGCCACACGTCCTGGCCCACCCCCTCAGCGACGGCAGGTGCGCGGTGCTCTCCCGCGGGATCGACGCCACCGCCGACTCCCTCGACGCCTTCCACCCGGGCGACGGGGACGCCTGGAAACGACTGCACGCCACATGGGAACGGCTCGGCCCCGACATCGTGGACGCGCTGTTCACCCCCTTCCCGCCGCTGCGCGCCACAGCCCGCCTCGCCGTCAAGCTGAGGGCGGCCGGCGGCCTGCGGATGGCGCGCACCCTGGTCACGCCGGTGCGCCGCATGGGGGACGAGGAATTCCAGGGGGAAGGCGGCAAGCTGTTGCTGGCCGGGAACGCCCTGCACGCCGACCTCGCGCCGGAGGCCGCGGGCAGCGGCGGTTTCGGCTGGCTGCTGTGCATGCTCGGACAGACCTACGGCTTCCCCGTGCCGGCCGGCGGCGCCGGCG from the Streptomyces sp. NBC_00310 genome contains:
- a CDS encoding amidohydrolase family protein, with amino-acid sequence MRDVPGAEETGKVRRFWESLGLPGLVDVHTHFMPERVLRKVWQYFDGLGPLTGGMEWPITYRQEEAERAGLLREFGVRAFTSMLYPHKPGMARWLNGWAADFARRTPDCLHTATLYPEPGAEEYVGEAVEAGARVFKAHVQVGAYDPADELLQRPWGLLAEAGIPVVIHCGSGPAPGKHTGPEPIARVLARHPRLRLVVAHMGMPEYEEFFGLAERYGEVRLDTTMAFTDFSEGFMPFPRRALPRLAALGDRVLLGSDFPNIPYPYVHQLQALERLNLGEPWLRAVCHDNAAGLFGL
- a CDS encoding SRPBCC family protein, translating into MAVRHRLIKVSPQAVWAVLADGTRYAEWVVGTSASEPVRGQWPQVDSAIAYEVRVGPVRLSNETVVRHCVEGSELELEAQAGALGTARIFIELRPWGRYCLVIADEHPLQGVGGTLHNMGVEALIQLRHRTMLARLARLCEAQAEAGARAEQPTSLHGRRRAAHGTGGHA